The following proteins are co-located in the Paludibaculum fermentans genome:
- a CDS encoding redoxin domain-containing protein, translating to MAYRDAWIVAALLCPLASAQTLSPSDAYKSGHSAHGAAFDSGPRQKPWPMTGIGTAHFPITTKNPEVQKWFDQGNALLHSFWFYEAERSFRWCLKLEPENAMAYWGLAVANADRRAGGGNRPADFIREAAKRKGSVTERERLYIEAWEAILVPDPVHTVADAKNDDDSAYQAQRAAHIRKLETLAVKYPDDMEARAYLALATLGDARYATEMIIREILARQPMHPGAHHYRIHNWDYHEPEQALVSCRAYTDAVPAIGHAQHMPGHIYSIVGMWDEAAISMDSATRVEKQYMRDSLTFPFNNWNYGHNRNYLSYIQEQLGMTEAALFGARQLIDAPLDPNDNNEIPNSSHSYGLQAAARVLLKFERWDELLDSKLIPWRDIPREKASKAYFETRAYLGKGRISEAETKLAELPPLRKEFEKDNFRLRIFDTYVLELRARIAIAKGETIFGIGLLADAAEKEFALQREYADPPFYPEALYNALGEAYLAAKSPLLAAQAFEKDLTLVANDIFALSGLVRAYAALGETAKAQNAMARLLFETRHADAGLKLLEQAKATGITAVPRDSSPGPQREYTRIPLESYGPAKWEPYPAPRLEVKDASGKSVSLEQFKGKNVILVYYLGQECPHCMKQLSDLGKKKDDWEGLETVVLAVSSAEPSKNKGGLKEYGELAVRLLSDSTHENARRFHSYDDFEDMELHSTLLIDKKGRVYWGRLGGDPFTDMAFLEKQLGRMNELVEAEGKKRAASLTAQK from the coding sequence ATGGCTTACCGGGATGCCTGGATCGTGGCGGCTTTGCTCTGTCCTTTGGCCTCAGCCCAGACGCTGAGTCCTTCCGATGCTTACAAGTCGGGGCACTCCGCGCATGGTGCCGCTTTCGACAGCGGGCCGCGCCAGAAGCCGTGGCCGATGACCGGGATCGGCACTGCCCATTTTCCCATTACCACCAAGAACCCTGAAGTCCAGAAGTGGTTCGACCAGGGCAATGCGCTGCTGCATTCGTTCTGGTTCTATGAGGCCGAGCGGTCGTTCCGATGGTGCCTGAAGCTGGAGCCCGAGAATGCCATGGCGTACTGGGGGCTGGCGGTGGCCAATGCGGACCGCCGCGCCGGAGGCGGCAACCGGCCGGCCGACTTCATCCGGGAGGCGGCCAAACGCAAGGGCAGCGTGACGGAACGCGAGCGGCTGTATATCGAGGCGTGGGAGGCCATCCTGGTCCCGGATCCGGTCCACACCGTTGCTGACGCCAAGAACGACGACGATAGCGCCTACCAGGCGCAGCGGGCCGCTCATATCAGGAAGCTGGAAACTCTGGCCGTGAAGTATCCCGACGATATGGAGGCGCGGGCGTATCTGGCGCTGGCCACTCTCGGCGATGCCCGCTATGCCACCGAGATGATCATTCGCGAGATCCTGGCCAGGCAGCCGATGCATCCCGGCGCGCATCACTACCGGATCCACAATTGGGACTATCACGAGCCGGAGCAGGCGCTGGTGAGCTGCCGCGCATATACAGACGCGGTGCCCGCGATCGGTCATGCCCAGCACATGCCGGGACACATCTACAGCATCGTCGGGATGTGGGACGAGGCGGCGATTTCAATGGACTCCGCCACGCGCGTCGAGAAACAGTATATGCGCGACAGCCTCACATTCCCGTTCAACAACTGGAACTACGGGCACAACCGGAATTACCTGTCGTACATCCAGGAGCAGTTGGGGATGACGGAGGCTGCCCTGTTTGGCGCGCGGCAGTTGATCGACGCTCCGCTGGATCCGAACGACAATAACGAGATTCCCAACAGCAGCCATTCCTATGGGCTGCAGGCTGCCGCTCGCGTGCTGCTGAAGTTTGAGCGCTGGGACGAGCTGCTGGACTCGAAGCTGATCCCGTGGCGCGACATCCCGCGGGAGAAGGCGTCGAAGGCGTACTTCGAGACGCGCGCCTATCTGGGCAAGGGCAGGATCTCCGAGGCGGAGACGAAACTGGCTGAGCTGCCGCCGCTGCGGAAGGAGTTTGAGAAGGACAATTTCCGGCTGCGGATCTTCGATACTTATGTGCTGGAGCTGCGCGCGCGGATCGCGATCGCCAAGGGCGAGACGATCTTCGGGATTGGGTTGCTGGCGGATGCGGCGGAGAAGGAGTTCGCGCTGCAGCGTGAGTACGCCGACCCGCCGTTCTATCCCGAGGCGCTGTATAACGCGCTTGGCGAAGCTTATCTGGCGGCGAAAAGCCCGCTGCTGGCCGCACAGGCGTTTGAGAAAGACCTGACGCTGGTTGCGAACGACATCTTCGCGCTGTCAGGACTGGTGCGGGCGTATGCGGCGCTGGGGGAGACGGCCAAGGCCCAGAACGCCATGGCCCGGCTGCTCTTCGAGACTCGTCATGCCGATGCGGGGCTGAAACTACTGGAGCAGGCGAAGGCTACGGGGATTACAGCGGTGCCGCGCGACTCGTCGCCGGGTCCGCAGCGGGAGTATACGCGGATCCCGCTGGAGTCGTATGGGCCGGCGAAGTGGGAGCCGTATCCGGCTCCGCGGCTCGAGGTGAAGGATGCTTCAGGAAAGAGCGTTTCTCTGGAGCAGTTCAAGGGCAAGAACGTGATCCTGGTTTACTACCTGGGGCAGGAGTGCCCGCACTGCATGAAGCAGTTGAGCGACCTGGGGAAGAAGAAAGACGACTGGGAAGGGCTGGAGACCGTGGTGCTGGCGGTGAGCAGCGCCGAGCCGTCGAAGAACAAGGGCGGGCTGAAGGAGTACGGTGAGCTGGCGGTGCGGCTGCTGTCGGACTCCACGCATGAGAACGCGCGGCGCTTTCACTCGTATGACGATTTCGAGGACATGGAGCTGCATTCGACGCTGCTGATCGACAAGAAAGGCCGTGTGTACTGGGGCCGGCTGGGCGGGGATCCGTTCACCGACATGGCTTTCCTCGAGAAGCAACTGGGGCGGATGAACGAACTGGTGGAAGCCGAGGGGAAGAAACGGGCGGCCAGCCTGACTGCCCAAAAATAG
- the mtgA gene encoding monofunctional biosynthetic peptidoglycan transglycosylase produces the protein MPKVPKLRGGRFRFRRLMVWFLYLVLGFYAFIVLALAGLRFIDPPSTGVQTQRRVQSWFRKGKYQKRYTFVPLARISPNFQWAVIAAEDGRFYQHHGFDWDQIKDAVEDGMEDRRIRGASTISQQLVKNLFFTTTASAIRKGLEFTITPLAELILGKKRILELYLNVCEWGPGVFGAEAAAQYHYHTNAAKITRDQGARLAAILPSPLRRTPARMDRYSAIILTRMGQLGR, from the coding sequence GTGCCCAAAGTTCCCAAGCTTCGTGGCGGCCGGTTCCGCTTCCGGCGCCTGATGGTCTGGTTCCTCTATCTGGTCCTGGGCTTCTACGCCTTCATCGTGCTGGCTTTGGCCGGCTTGCGGTTCATCGATCCCCCCTCCACCGGAGTCCAAACGCAGCGCCGCGTCCAATCCTGGTTCAGGAAGGGGAAATATCAGAAGCGCTACACCTTCGTCCCGCTGGCCCGCATCTCACCGAACTTCCAGTGGGCCGTCATCGCCGCCGAGGACGGGCGCTTCTACCAGCACCACGGCTTCGATTGGGACCAGATCAAGGACGCGGTCGAGGACGGCATGGAAGACCGGCGCATTCGTGGCGCCTCCACCATCTCCCAGCAACTCGTCAAGAATCTGTTCTTTACGACCACCGCATCGGCCATCCGGAAAGGCCTGGAGTTCACCATCACCCCGCTGGCCGAACTCATCCTGGGCAAGAAGCGGATCCTCGAACTCTACCTGAACGTCTGCGAATGGGGCCCTGGTGTCTTTGGAGCCGAAGCGGCGGCGCAGTATCACTACCATACGAATGCGGCGAAGATCACCCGCGATCAGGGCGCGCGCCTGGCCGCCATCCTGCCCAGCCCGCTGCGGCGCACACCCGCCCGCATGGACCGCTACTCGGCCATCATTCTGACTCGGATGGGGCAGTTGGGACGTTAG
- a CDS encoding sulfide/dihydroorotate dehydrogenase-like FAD/NAD-binding protein produces MMNRVLAKRELAPLVTLLEVEAPRIQRRWKAGQFIIIRPLETSERIPLTIVDSNAERQSITMVIQAIGKTTKEAVSLEPEALMCDLVGPLGEPATMSKGKNVVCMAGGVGVAELLPVAKAFHQAGNRVTALCGARSENYRILDAELKEAVDELHWATDDGSFGFHGNVVQLLNSLAGPDTFQEGHVIGPIPMMKAAAEATRGWGLKLHASLNPVMIDGTGMCGGCRVTVGHEVKFACVDGPEFDAHLVDFDELTRRNRAYREMEQESLNHKCRVGLDIH; encoded by the coding sequence ATGATGAATCGCGTCCTGGCGAAAAGGGAGCTGGCTCCCCTGGTGACCCTGCTGGAGGTGGAAGCGCCGCGCATTCAACGGCGCTGGAAGGCCGGGCAGTTCATCATCATAAGGCCGCTGGAGACGAGCGAGCGGATTCCCCTGACCATCGTCGATTCCAATGCCGAGCGGCAATCCATCACGATGGTGATCCAGGCGATCGGGAAGACGACAAAAGAGGCCGTGTCGCTGGAACCCGAGGCGCTGATGTGCGACCTGGTGGGGCCGTTGGGCGAGCCGGCCACAATGAGTAAGGGCAAGAATGTGGTGTGCATGGCGGGCGGAGTGGGCGTGGCGGAGCTGCTGCCCGTGGCGAAGGCGTTCCACCAGGCCGGGAACCGGGTGACGGCGCTGTGCGGGGCACGCTCAGAGAATTACCGGATCCTGGATGCCGAGCTGAAAGAGGCCGTGGACGAGCTGCATTGGGCGACCGATGACGGCAGCTTCGGCTTTCATGGCAACGTCGTGCAACTGTTGAACAGCCTGGCTGGGCCGGACACCTTCCAGGAAGGGCACGTGATCGGGCCGATTCCGATGATGAAGGCGGCGGCCGAGGCGACGCGCGGTTGGGGGCTGAAGCTCCACGCCAGCCTGAATCCGGTGATGATCGACGGGACGGGCATGTGCGGCGGGTGCCGTGTGACGGTGGGCCACGAAGTGAAGTTCGCGTGCGTCGACGGCCCGGAGTTTGATGCGCACCTGGTGGATTTCGACGAGTTGACACGGCGGAACCGGGCTTACCGGGAGATGGAGCAGGAGTCGCTGAACCACAAGTGCCGGGTGGGCCTGGATATTCACTAA
- a CDS encoding response regulator: MHDADLSLNEQLLPGRAQDEAWSLQLRQLGNANAAWLQESIEAAAVGFALITLDTTRFIRTNRFMSTLSGYSSEELVSLSPCDLIHPGDAAAASGQHQRLISGEISEFTTERRWVRKDGGVIWIYAKISMAVNADGAPEYFILVAEDITRLKLLREELLANREQLRLIQAATGVATWEIDLGREEMCSSPEMIRISGLPAPRTPRAEALSTVHPDDRAILDETFSLAIESGQNVVLEYRVILPKQGIRWLSTHCHVLPNPAGGPPRVMGVSLDITERKEAELRLERSEKRLRRLIDRLPAGAIHFEAGALQLNRAAQRMLGRTPEDLEAVAQAFAQAEDLAPIDELAPGEQPRSVATILRPDGTQRVIEFSGYSDEDIQVWLLHDITALRQVQEELEKAKEASEAASRAKSEFLANMSHEIRTPMNGVIGMTELLYSSELQPEQREYVRIVKRSADSLLTLINDILDFSKIEAGKLDLDSVDFALSETIHDALQPLALRADEKGLELLCQMAPGVPEYVQGDPTRLRQLLTNLVGNAIKFTPAGEVQVSVAVEASQAGSWDLHFRVKDTGIGVPLDKQQAIFSAFSQADASTTRKYGGTGLGLSICARLVQMMQGRLWVESEPGSGSTFHFTARYLHPSDTACNSTTMNPACLRGKRILVVDDNATNRQILSETLAGWGMLPELASSVEEGVAILQPAEPHPLPLSLVLTDCHMPVQDGFALLEHIRSSPALVHLPVIMLTSGYQQRDRKRGPSSGLAALLTKPVPNHALLDALLGAVCELQMRAAAANPGRVQTLAPARRLKILLAEDNAINQRVGTALLGRLGHTVEVVEDGLQAVARVHAGDLDVIFMDIEMPEMDGWAASKAIRQWENGNGRRIPIVAMTAHAMSGYRELCLAAGMDSYVSKPVSLEALARALEEVVPRVARPAANVPTAPSESE; encoded by the coding sequence ATGCACGATGCGGATCTATCCCTGAACGAACAACTGCTGCCGGGGCGGGCCCAGGACGAGGCGTGGTCACTGCAACTGCGCCAGTTGGGCAATGCCAATGCCGCCTGGCTGCAGGAGTCCATCGAGGCGGCGGCGGTCGGCTTTGCGCTGATCACGCTGGACACGACCCGGTTTATCCGAACCAACCGGTTTATGTCGACGCTCAGCGGCTATTCGAGTGAAGAGCTGGTGAGCTTGTCTCCGTGCGATCTCATCCACCCCGGGGACGCGGCGGCGGCGTCCGGCCAGCACCAGCGGCTGATTTCCGGCGAGATCAGCGAGTTCACGACGGAACGGCGGTGGGTTCGCAAGGACGGCGGGGTGATCTGGATTTACGCCAAGATCTCCATGGCTGTGAATGCGGACGGTGCGCCGGAGTACTTCATCCTGGTGGCCGAAGATATCACCCGGCTGAAGCTGTTGCGGGAAGAGCTGCTGGCCAACCGAGAGCAACTGCGGCTGATCCAGGCCGCGACCGGCGTGGCCACCTGGGAGATCGACCTGGGGCGCGAGGAGATGTGCTCCTCGCCGGAGATGATACGGATCAGCGGGTTGCCGGCGCCCAGAACGCCACGCGCCGAGGCATTGAGCACGGTCCATCCCGACGACCGCGCCATTCTCGACGAGACATTCAGCCTGGCTATCGAAAGCGGCCAAAACGTGGTTCTCGAGTACCGGGTGATCCTGCCGAAGCAGGGGATCCGCTGGCTCTCCACGCACTGTCACGTGTTGCCCAATCCGGCCGGCGGGCCTCCGCGGGTCATGGGCGTGTCCCTCGACATCACTGAGCGGAAGGAAGCTGAGCTCCGGCTGGAGCGCAGTGAAAAACGCCTGCGGCGGCTCATCGACCGGCTGCCGGCGGGTGCGATTCACTTCGAGGCCGGCGCGCTGCAGCTGAATCGCGCGGCGCAGCGCATGCTTGGCCGGACTCCGGAGGACCTGGAAGCCGTTGCCCAGGCGTTCGCCCAGGCGGAAGATCTGGCTCCTATCGATGAACTCGCTCCGGGCGAGCAGCCGCGCAGCGTGGCCACGATCCTGCGTCCCGACGGGACCCAGCGCGTGATCGAGTTCAGCGGCTACTCCGATGAGGACATCCAGGTCTGGCTGCTGCATGACATTACCGCCCTGCGGCAGGTGCAGGAGGAGTTGGAGAAGGCCAAGGAGGCGTCGGAAGCCGCCAGCCGCGCCAAGAGCGAGTTTCTGGCCAACATGAGCCACGAAATCCGGACGCCCATGAACGGCGTCATCGGCATGACGGAACTGCTGTATTCGTCCGAGTTGCAGCCGGAGCAGCGCGAATACGTCAGGATCGTCAAGCGCTCGGCGGATTCGCTGCTGACGCTGATCAACGACATCCTGGACTTTTCGAAGATCGAGGCCGGCAAGCTGGACCTGGATTCAGTGGATTTTGCGCTGAGCGAGACGATTCACGACGCCCTGCAGCCGCTGGCCCTGCGGGCCGACGAGAAGGGCCTGGAACTGCTGTGCCAGATGGCGCCCGGCGTACCGGAGTATGTGCAGGGCGACCCGACGCGTCTGCGCCAACTGCTCACCAACCTGGTGGGCAACGCGATCAAGTTCACACCGGCTGGAGAGGTTCAGGTCTCGGTGGCGGTGGAGGCCAGTCAAGCCGGCTCCTGGGACCTGCACTTCCGCGTGAAAGATACCGGGATCGGGGTGCCGCTGGATAAGCAGCAGGCCATCTTCTCGGCGTTCAGCCAGGCGGATGCTTCCACGACCCGGAAATACGGCGGGACCGGGCTGGGTCTTTCGATCTGCGCGCGCCTGGTGCAAATGATGCAAGGACGCCTGTGGGTGGAGAGCGAGCCCGGCAGCGGCAGCACGTTCCATTTCACGGCGCGCTACCTGCACCCCAGCGACACGGCGTGCAATTCCACGACCATGAATCCGGCCTGCCTGCGCGGCAAGCGGATCCTGGTGGTGGACGACAATGCCACCAACCGGCAGATCCTGAGCGAGACGCTTGCCGGTTGGGGGATGCTGCCCGAGTTGGCGAGCAGTGTCGAGGAGGGCGTGGCAATTCTACAACCGGCGGAGCCGCATCCGCTGCCGCTGTCCCTGGTCCTTACTGACTGCCATATGCCGGTCCAGGATGGGTTCGCGCTGCTGGAGCATATCAGGAGCTCGCCGGCCTTGGTGCATCTGCCGGTGATCATGTTGACGTCGGGCTATCAGCAGAGAGACCGCAAGCGGGGACCCTCGTCCGGATTAGCGGCGCTGCTCACCAAACCGGTACCGAATCACGCATTGCTCGATGCGCTGCTGGGGGCCGTGTGCGAGTTGCAGATGCGGGCCGCGGCCGCCAATCCCGGAAGGGTGCAGACTTTAGCGCCGGCGCGCCGGCTGAAAATCCTGCTGGCCGAGGACAACGCCATCAACCAGCGTGTCGGCACGGCGCTGTTAGGCCGCCTGGGCCACACGGTGGAAGTGGTGGAGGACGGACTGCAGGCGGTGGCGCGCGTGCATGCCGGCGACCTCGACGTCATCTTCATGGATATCGAGATGCCGGAGATGGACGGCTGGGCGGCATCCAAGGCGATCCGCCAGTGGGAGAACGGCAATGGCCGGCGGATCCCAATTGTGGCCATGACCGCGCATGCGATGTCCGGCTACCGGGAACTATGCCTCGCCGCGGGAATGGACTCGTACGTATCCAAGCCGGTCAGCCTGGAGGCGCTGGCGCGCGCATTGGAAGAGGTTGTGCCACGCGTGGCACGGCCCGCCGCTAACGTCCCAACTGCCCCATCCGAGTCAGAATGA
- a CDS encoding DUF6976 family protein, translating into MLQTIAEVSEEIRQGTPLLLAGNEQALRALPQGDWIGGTTAYFMELEGGVCSRDRVFVTRVPACAKGARIVSHSAESLPRLLEDAADNGYTVLILPSGSAVHAGYARGAAHYPGMFVKPVVGWVSGSSLDGAARLSPKVIDGRTGECSEDRAVAMHIDLPPGKLAELDIVNVFRPGTGAGLRFPHTGFQTNSCVVGGETVPFAQYLDSRHADMRLPLTADYNGSIVNVSIESVDTQTGMVKFFAPVFEGVEYKLAAPVPGYSHAFDGLLEDRGETAFACNCVLNYLYCHLEGRAAGTITGPVTYGEIANMLLNQTLVRLFIRG; encoded by the coding sequence ATGCTCCAGACCATCGCTGAAGTTTCCGAGGAAATCAGACAAGGAACTCCGCTCCTGCTGGCCGGCAACGAACAGGCGCTGCGGGCGTTGCCGCAGGGTGACTGGATCGGCGGGACGACTGCTTACTTCATGGAGCTCGAGGGGGGCGTCTGTTCCCGCGACCGTGTTTTCGTAACGCGAGTGCCCGCCTGTGCGAAGGGTGCCCGGATCGTCAGTCACTCCGCTGAAAGTCTGCCGCGATTGCTGGAAGATGCCGCGGATAACGGGTATACGGTGCTGATCCTGCCGTCCGGCAGCGCGGTGCACGCCGGCTATGCGCGGGGTGCGGCCCACTATCCGGGTATGTTCGTAAAGCCGGTTGTGGGGTGGGTTTCCGGCTCGTCGCTGGACGGCGCGGCCAGGCTCAGCCCGAAGGTGATCGATGGCAGGACGGGCGAGTGTTCAGAGGATCGTGCTGTCGCGATGCATATCGACCTGCCGCCGGGCAAGCTGGCTGAACTCGATATTGTGAATGTGTTCCGGCCGGGCACCGGAGCCGGCCTGCGGTTTCCCCATACCGGGTTCCAGACCAACTCGTGTGTGGTGGGCGGAGAGACTGTTCCGTTCGCGCAATACCTGGACAGCCGCCACGCCGACATGCGGCTGCCGCTGACGGCCGATTACAACGGTTCCATCGTCAATGTCAGCATTGAGTCCGTCGACACCCAGACCGGCATGGTGAAGTTCTTCGCGCCTGTCTTCGAGGGAGTGGAGTACAAACTGGCGGCGCCGGTGCCCGGCTACAGCCACGCGTTCGACGGCCTGCTGGAGGATCGCGGCGAGACGGCGTTCGCCTGCAACTGTGTGCTGAACTACCTCTATTGCCATCTGGAGGGCCGTGCGGCCGGCACGATCACCGGTCCGGTCACCTACGGCGAAATCGCCAACATGCTATTGAACCAGACGCTGGTCCGACTTTTCATTCGAGGCTGA
- a CDS encoding acetamidase/formamidase family protein: MKWTLPLVLLPTLAFSADLTGTWQFVLVRFGDEFGAARVELKSEDSKVTGTLNELKLAGTSESDSVKITAMRPNGKPFGVLEGRVTGDEMSGTITQGSDQFGWKARRVKLEERGPVTRSFEPVKFHRVFSGAIEPVMRLQPGDSVSTWAVDAGGTDPKGVRRSLGGNPQTGPFYVEGAMPGDTLAVKFNKIRLNRDTAGSGDSIVGSAVTPNYLREAKRDAEFDSEWKLDRAAGYAMLAKPTERLKNFKVKLRPMLGCVAVAPAANQAFRTGYPGSFGGNMDYNGLREGVTVYLPVNVPGALLFVGDGHAAQGDGELTGDALETSMDIEFTVNVIRGQGTQAPRMEDAEWLMASGIANSLPEALQQATTELARWLERDYKLSSNESAVVLGTSVRYDIAEVVDPLVHIVAKVSKETLSGLK, translated from the coding sequence ATGAAATGGACGCTCCCGCTGGTCCTGTTGCCTACCCTGGCCTTTTCCGCCGATCTGACCGGCACCTGGCAGTTTGTGCTGGTGCGATTTGGCGATGAGTTCGGCGCCGCGCGGGTGGAATTGAAATCCGAGGACTCGAAGGTCACCGGTACGCTGAATGAGCTGAAGCTCGCGGGAACGTCGGAAAGCGATTCCGTGAAGATCACCGCGATGCGGCCCAACGGGAAGCCTTTCGGCGTGCTGGAGGGCCGGGTGACCGGCGATGAGATGAGCGGGACCATCACCCAGGGGTCCGATCAGTTTGGCTGGAAGGCCCGGCGGGTGAAGTTGGAGGAGCGCGGTCCGGTGACGCGGTCGTTTGAGCCGGTGAAGTTTCACCGGGTGTTCTCGGGCGCGATTGAACCGGTGATGCGGCTGCAGCCTGGCGATTCGGTGAGTACGTGGGCGGTGGATGCCGGCGGGACGGATCCGAAGGGGGTGCGGCGGTCGCTGGGCGGGAATCCGCAGACCGGGCCGTTCTATGTGGAAGGCGCGATGCCGGGCGATACGCTGGCCGTGAAGTTCAACAAGATCCGGCTGAACCGGGATACGGCGGGGAGTGGGGACTCGATTGTGGGCAGCGCGGTGACGCCAAACTATCTGCGCGAGGCGAAGCGGGATGCGGAGTTCGATTCCGAGTGGAAGCTGGACCGCGCGGCCGGATACGCGATGCTGGCGAAGCCGACGGAGCGGCTGAAGAACTTCAAGGTGAAGCTGCGGCCGATGCTGGGGTGCGTGGCGGTGGCTCCTGCGGCGAACCAGGCGTTCCGGACGGGGTATCCGGGCTCGTTCGGCGGGAATATGGACTACAACGGGCTGCGCGAGGGCGTCACGGTGTATCTGCCGGTGAATGTCCCGGGGGCGCTGCTGTTCGTGGGCGATGGTCATGCGGCGCAGGGTGACGGGGAGCTGACCGGCGATGCGCTGGAGACCTCAATGGACATTGAGTTCACGGTGAATGTGATCCGGGGGCAGGGCACGCAGGCTCCGAGGATGGAGGATGCCGAGTGGCTGATGGCCTCGGGGATCGCCAATTCATTGCCGGAGGCGCTGCAGCAGGCGACGACCGAGCTGGCCCGCTGGCTGGAGCGGGATTACAAGCTGAGCTCGAATGAGTCGGCGGTTGTGCTGGGGACGTCCGTGCGGTATGACATCGCGGAGGTAGTGGATCCGCTGGTGCATATCGTGGCCAAGGTGAGCAAAGAGACGCTGTCCGGGCTGAAGTAG
- the gltA gene encoding NADPH-dependent glutamate synthase — translation MAAPPLKYKPNPKAPRQALPLLDAQVRARTAEEVALGFTPEQVSVEAQRCLQCAKPTCVEACPLHIDIKRFIARLAENEFQAAHDVISEQSPFPGVCGRVCQHELFCEDACIVGRKWDPVAIGSLERFAADHARLRMQELATSYPKPTGPKVALVGSGPASLIAAYDLIRWNYQVTIFEALHKLGGVLAYGIPNFRLPREILREEIARLQNMGVEFVVDFIAGKTASLAELMEEGYQAIFIGTGAGLPHMMGIPGENLVGVYTANEFLTRINLMEAFKFPDAPTPVRVGKRTIVVGGGNSAMDAARWANRMGSETTILYRRGRVELKARLEEIEHAEEEGIKFEFLAAPVALYGDENGYVKEIECIRMELGEPDESGRRAPVPIESSRHRIAVDTVVAAIGQAPNPTLQKVTPQLITRRGRILIDEHGETSMAHVYAGGDVVRGGSTVILAMKDGRAAAQAIHNALSGTPEVQ, via the coding sequence ATGGCCGCGCCGCCGCTGAAATACAAACCCAATCCAAAAGCTCCCAGACAGGCTTTACCTCTTCTGGATGCACAAGTTAGGGCCCGCACCGCGGAAGAGGTGGCCTTGGGCTTCACGCCGGAACAGGTGAGTGTAGAGGCGCAGCGGTGCCTCCAGTGCGCCAAACCAACCTGCGTCGAGGCGTGTCCTCTGCATATCGACATCAAGCGCTTCATCGCCCGCCTGGCCGAGAACGAGTTCCAGGCGGCGCATGATGTCATCAGCGAGCAGAGCCCGTTCCCAGGAGTTTGCGGCCGTGTCTGCCAGCACGAGCTGTTCTGTGAAGACGCCTGCATCGTCGGCCGGAAGTGGGATCCGGTGGCCATCGGCAGCCTGGAGCGCTTCGCGGCGGACCACGCGCGGTTGCGCATGCAGGAACTGGCCACCAGCTATCCCAAACCGACGGGACCCAAGGTGGCGCTGGTGGGCAGCGGCCCGGCTTCGCTGATCGCCGCGTACGACCTGATCCGCTGGAACTACCAGGTGACGATCTTCGAGGCGCTGCACAAGCTGGGAGGTGTCCTGGCTTATGGGATCCCCAACTTCCGCCTGCCGCGCGAGATTCTGCGGGAAGAGATTGCCCGGCTGCAGAACATGGGTGTCGAGTTCGTGGTCGATTTCATTGCCGGCAAGACCGCCTCGCTGGCAGAGCTGATGGAAGAGGGCTACCAGGCCATCTTCATTGGTACCGGAGCCGGGCTGCCGCACATGATGGGTATCCCGGGCGAGAACCTGGTGGGCGTGTATACGGCCAACGAGTTCCTGACCCGCATCAATCTGATGGAAGCGTTCAAGTTTCCGGATGCGCCGACGCCGGTCCGGGTGGGCAAGCGCACGATTGTGGTGGGCGGCGGCAACTCGGCCATGGATGCGGCGCGTTGGGCCAACCGGATGGGCAGCGAGACGACGATCCTCTACCGCCGCGGGCGGGTCGAACTGAAGGCGCGGCTGGAAGAGATCGAGCACGCGGAAGAGGAAGGGATCAAGTTTGAGTTCCTGGCCGCTCCGGTGGCGCTCTACGGCGACGAGAACGGGTATGTGAAAGAGATCGAGTGCATTCGGATGGAGTTGGGCGAGCCGGATGAGAGCGGGCGGCGCGCTCCGGTGCCGATTGAGTCCAGCCGGCACAGGATTGCGGTGGATACGGTGGTGGCGGCGATCGGCCAGGCTCCGAATCCCACGCTGCAGAAGGTGACGCCGCAGTTGATCACGCGGCGCGGCCGCATCCTGATTGACGAGCACGGCGAGACGTCGATGGCCCATGTGTATGCGGGCGGCGATGTCGTGCGCGGCGGATCGACTGTCATCCTGGCCATGAAGGACGGCCGGGCGGCCGCCCAGGCCATCCATAACGCCCTCAGCGGCACTCCGGAGGTGCAATGA